Within Massilia endophytica, the genomic segment ACGACCGATTTTGGAGGCGCTGCCCGGGCTCTGGGTGCCGGTCCGGATATCGGCGCCTTTGAGCAGTGATGCCCGCAGCGGCGGCTGAGCCGCCGCGTTCAAGCTGGCGGCCCCGGGGCCGCTGGGCCGGCGCCGCCAGGGCGATCGCGGCGCAAGCCTCAGGAGGACGGCCGCGAAGGGCTGGCGCTGCCTTCCAGCTGGGCGATGCGTGCCTCGGCTGCACGCAAGGCAGCGCTCAGCTGCTGCACTTCCTGCTCGCGGGCTGCGTGTTCCACCGTGGCGGTGCGCTGTCGTTCGAACTGCGTGACGGCCCGTCTCACGGCGGACAAGAATTCATGTGCGTCGAACGGCTTTGCAATAAAGCGGTGGATTTCAGCTTTGTTGATCGAATCGACGACGGCGTCCACATCGATGTAACCACTCACAATGATGCGTGTCGTGTGTGGCAGCAGGGCGTGCACCTTTTCCAGGAGTTCGACGCCGCTCAGCCCGGGCATGCGCTGGTCGCTGATGATGCATGCCAGCTGCTCGCGCTCCGCCATGCGTTCGAGGATGGTCAGTGCTTCCTGGCCGTCCCGCGCTTCCACCAGGTGGTAGTGCGGGCGCAGCACTGCTGTCATGACCGCCAGGTTGGCGTCCTTGTCATCGATAATCATAATGGTGTAGCGGTCCCCTGCCGGGAGTTCCGGCGCACGGGACTGCTCCAGTTTTTGCTTGTCGAAGAACATTGTGGGCAGCTTTCAATTGAATGGGCGGTTTTGATAATATACCGCGCCGGTCGCAGTGGCAGGAATCCCCGGGGTCAGCTCCTCAGGCCGAGTTCGACGGCAAGGCGCTCGGTGTCCTCGGAAGGTTTGCGCCCCAGCACGATTGACAAGGTGTCGCGGCACCGGCGGTACAGACTGAACGCAGCGGCTGGGTCATGCTGGGCGTGGGCGCAGCGCATCAGGCCCCGATAGGTGGCTTCGGCCAGTGGCTCGGCCTGCATTGCCTGCAAGTAGAGTTGGTGGGCGGTGCCCCACTGGGCCGTAGCTTCCAGGCGTTGTCCAAGATGGCCGACGGCCGCCAGGAACCGGTTGCGGCTGCGGTCGCGGGCCGCGGCCAGCCAGCTGTCTTCGTCGCCGTCGCAGAACTGCCCTCTGTAGAGCTCAAGCAGGCCTATGGCCAGTTCAGCCAGCTCGGACTGGGGGACGCCAGCCTCCAGGCCATCGATCCGGTCGCACAGCGGCAGCATGGCATCGAGGTCGGACCAGACTTCGGTGGGATTGAGCACAATGCGGCCGGCGTGGACCAGGACCGCCGCGTCATTGCCGAGCAGTTTGCGCAGGCGGTGCACGGTGACGCTCAGGGCTGATTTCGGATCGTCCACATCCGGCCAGAGATGGCCGGCAATGGCCTGTTGTGGCTTGCCGGTTTCGCCCGCTGCCAGCAGGACCTTCAGCAGGGCCAAAGGCCTTTGCTGAGCCTTGCCCTGCCATGTGACCGGCTGGCCATGAAGGCTGATTTCGAATTTGCCCAGGGTGCGCACGGCCACCGGCCACGGCCAATTGGCAATCAGCCGATGCGGCGCCCTCAGCTGCTGGCGCACGATCAGGTTTTGCACATGTGCAACCTCAATGCTGGCCAGCAGGGCCTGGGCCGCCAGCGCGGCCGCCAGCGGCGGGCAGGTGTCGAACAGAGTCGTGGCCTGGCGCGCACGGTGCGCACTGAAGGCGGCCTGCAGCACGGTGCGCGCCGCCGCCCGTTGCCCTGTGCGCTCCAGTTGGTAGGCTTGGGCAAACTGGCGCCATTCCTTGACCAGCAAGCCATCGAATCCATGGGCATGCTGGGCGGCGCGCGCGTAGCAGGCTTCGGCCTCAGCCGCTTCCCCCGCCACTACATGGCAATTGGCCAGGAAGCTCGTAAAGCGGGCCAGGTCGATTGGCGCAAGGCGGGCGTGCTCGGCCTGCTGAAGGGCCTCTTTCGCGCTGTGCAGGGCGCCCACGGGATCGCCGGCCAAGGCCCGCCACTGGGCCTCCAGAAGGCTCAGATTGGCGAGCTCGGTCGGGCGTGCGCTTGCCACGGCAGGGCGCATCTGGTCCAGCAGTGCGCGCGCAGCGGGCAGGTCGCGGCTGCCTAGGAGATGGTGGGCTTCGAGAAACTGAAACAGCAGCGGATCGAGGTTGAGATTGCCAACGATGCGTTTGACCGCGCCGGTGGTCTCCCTGGCTTCACGATAATTGCCATCCTTATTGTGCCAACGCGTCACGTTCGAGTACCACCACAAGCGATGGAACGGGCTGACGGCGTCGTCAGCGGCGATCTGGCCCAATTCGGCAACTAGGCGCTGCGCCGTGTCGCCGTCATCAGCCCAGTCATGGTAGCGCAAGAGGATGGATCCGGCCGCGAGCAGTTCGGTCGGATCGCTGACTTGATGGACGAGGCGGAGGGTGTTGCTTGCCGCTTCGGTCAACAGCGCCGAGTTCGGCGCCGCGATCAAGACGGCGAGCAGCAAGCGCGAGTGGAGCCGCAGCGCCACCGGCGCATCGAGCGCGTCCGGCGGCAAGCTTGCGAGGCCCTCAGCCAGGGCATCGATCCAGTGGGCGAGGCTGCCCACCTCTCCCCATTCGAGGTCGTAGCTGTCAATGATTGCGGCCACCGCTTGCAGTTGCGCCGGCCGGTCGCCGCGCAAGCGGAAAGCCTCTTCCGCGCGCAGGAGAATGTCGCGGCCACGCCGCGTGGCCACGTGGTGCAGCGAGACGCCGTGCCAGTACAGTAACCAGGGTTCGGAATCAGCCTGGTCCGCCGGCAGGCAGCTCATCCATTCCCGCCAGCTCTGGCCCCGGCCGGCCGCCAGCATGAACTGGGCGCGCCGCAGCAGCAGGCGGCACAGGCCGTCCGGCGACCGGGCTTCCAGATACAGCTGCGCCGCCTCGTCGGTTCGACCCTGGTCGTCCAGGATGTCGGCTGCGCGTTCGAGCAGTCGCGCGCGTTCGCCTGGCGCCAACCGTTGTTTGGCCTCGAGCTGGAGGAACTCGCGGAACAACGCGTGGAAATGGTAGGTCTGGTGGGCGCTCCCGCGGCGGTCCACGAACAGACGGTTATGATAGAGCTGACTCAGCAATTTCGGCGCGGCCGCATCGCCGGTCAAGCGTTCAGCGTCTGCCGCTGACACGCCGGGCAAACACGACAGCAACAACAGCAATCGTTGCCAGGCCGGCGGCATGCGTTCCAGGATCTCCCCGGCGAAGTAGCGGAACACCGCTTCCCGGCTCGGCAGGTGAGGTGCTGCGGCGCCGGCCTTGCTCAGGTTCTTCAGCAGGACAACCCCGGCGACCCAGCCGTCCACCAGGTCGAGCCAAGCCCGCTGCTGAGGATCGGCGTCGTTTTTCAGCTGAACGATCTGGCGCACTTCGTGCTGGTCCAGCCGCAAATCTTCCCAGCCGACGGTACGCATGGTGCCTGCGATTTCGAGGCGCGCCATGCGGAGCGGGGGGGCTTCCCGGCTCAGGAGGAGCAGTGTCAGGGCGGCCGGCACCTCACCGATCAGGATGTCGAGCAGCTGGCTGTCGGCTTGGCAGGCGAGCTCCTGAACATTGTCCAGGACCATGATCGATCCCGCTGGCATTCGCGCATACAGGTCCCGGAAAAACAGCCGCGCAGCATGGCGCAGGTCGCGATCGGGGGCAGGCGAGGTCCAGGCAATGGCTTGCGGGCCCGCCTGAAGCGCGGCGCCGAGAAAAAAAAAGAAGGTGGCCGGGTCGGCGTCGCTCTGGTCGACCTGGTACCACACCGAAGAGGGAGGCTGTGCATGGGCCAAATAGCTGGCCGCCAGAGTGGATTTTCCCGCCCCGGGCGGTGACGTGATCCAGATGACCGGACTGTGCGGGCGAGCCTCATCAAGGAGCGCGAACAGGCGTTCCCTCGGTAGCGCGTCGTGCACGCGCGGGCGCTCCAGTTTGGCGTAGCGTATCGGCGCAGCGGCCGATTGTGCTTGTTGCATGCCCTGGTGTGGTTGTGCCTTCATGACCATCCCATGCCGATATTGGTGCAGTATCCTGCGAGGAAACGGAAACGCGGCGGCCATCGGCCAAGGTGCATTCCGTCCAACGCGGTTAGGGGAGATTCTAGCAATGGGGGATGGGTTGCAGGGGGGGCGGTCATGGTGCAATTACGGCCATTTTTTCTAACGGTAATCAAAGAGTAAGGTCGGGCTTTGGGGCCCTCCATCGGCAGGGAGCGCCCCTGGCTGGGCGGCCGGGGCAGCGCTCAGTCGCGCTTGCAGCCAGTCCTCCAGGTCGGCGGCAGGCATGGGCCGGGCAAACCAGTAGCCTTGACCGTAGTCGCATCCGGCCGCTGCCAGCAGGCGCATCTGCTCCGCAGTTTCGATGCCCTCGGCAATCACCTTGAGCCCGAGCTTGTGAGCCATAACGATCACCGCTTCGCAAACCGCCAGTGTGGCGTTGCCTGGCGCGAGTTCGCTGACGAAGGACTGGTCGATCTTCACATAATCGAGGGGAAACTTGCTCAAGTAGGACAGGGACGAGTAGCCGGTTCCGAAGTCATCGATGGAAACTGCCATGCCTGCCGCCCGCAGCCTGTCCAGCCTGGCGCGTACGGTAGGGCTGGCGTCCAGCAGCAAGCCCTCCGTGATCTCGACGGCCACCGCCTCGCCAGGCAGGGAAAGCTGTTGCAGCGCGGCCGGCCATTGCTCCAGGAGCTCGTCGGCAGCAGCAAACTGCACAGGAGAGACATTGACGCTGACTTGGAAGTGGCACAGGCCTGCGTGGCGCATATGCATTGCTTGCTGTGCTGCGCGAAGAAAGACCCAGTTGCCGATATCGGAGATCAGGCGGCCCTGCTCGGCAGCCGCGATGGCAGCGGCTGGACTGACCCAGCCGCGTTGCGGGCAGTGCCAGCGCAGTAAGGCTTCCGCCTTGGTTGCAGCGCCGGTCGCCAGTTCGACAATGGGTTGATAATGCAGCGTCAACTCATCGTTCGTGAAAGCAGTGCGGAGCGCTTGCGTCAATTCCATACGTTGACGTACGGCCGCCTCCATGTGCGGTTCAAAGAAATTGACGCGATCGCGGCCCTGGGCCTTCGCCGCATACATGGCCTGGTCCGCATTCCGCAGAACGGCATGAATGGTGTCGCCGTCCCGCGGGAAGAGCGTGATGCCGATGCTGGCTGAAACGTACACGCTCTCGTCCGCCAGGATGTACGGTTGCGCCAGGCATCGACGGATGGCGTCGGCGCGCTGCGCGATGCTGCCCTCGCTACCCGCGCCGGTCAGCAGGACGGTGAATTCGTCGCCGCCGAGCCGCGCCACCAGATCGCTGGGGGAAACGCACTTGGCAATCCGGTCGGATGCCTGGCGCAGCAGCAGGTCGCCACGGTCGTGTCCGAGGGTGTCGTTGATGTCCTTGAAGCCGTCCAGGTCCAGCAGCAGCAGTGCCAGTGTGGTCCCGGTCCGCTCGGCGCGCCCCAGTTCCTCCTGCAGCCGTTCATGCAGCTGCTTGCGGTTGGCGAGCCCGGTCAAGTAGTCGAAATTGGCCTGGCGCCAGATGAGATCCTCCGCTGCCTTCCTGGTGCTGACGTCTGAAAACAAGGCGACGTAACGCGTGGCGCGCGGATCGCTGGAACGGATGGAGTTGATTGAAAAGGAAGCCGGGTAGATCGTCCCGTCGCGGTGTCTGTTCCACATCTCGCCTTTCCAGCTGCCGTCCTGCTCCAGCGCAGACCACAGTGTCGAGAAGAATGCGACGTTGTGCCTGCCGGAGCCGAGCAGACGGGCGTTGCGCCCAATAACCTCATCGGTGCCATAGCCTGTGACGGCCACGAACGCCGGATTCACAGCGATGATATTGCCAAGACCGTCCGTGACGATCATCGCCTGGCTGCTGTTTCGGTAGACCAGCGCGGCAAGCTCCTGTTCTTCTAGTACCTTGGCCCGCTCGATGGCCAGGGCCGTCAGGCGGGCAGCGGCGCGCAGCCGCTGCCGTGCGGGGCTGTGCTCGTGCGGATCGAGGTCGATCCACGCAACGGTGCGGCTGTCTCTGCCGAACACGGCTATGCCCGGCAGCAGTGGCATTGGCCCGCTGTCCGCCAGGACAATCCGGCACTGGCGCGCGCCGGTTTCCCGGCGCACCATCGTGCAGATCGCCTGCAATATCTTGTCGAGCTCCGCGCCAGTGGTCAGCATTTCCAGCACCTGGTTGTGCGAGCGCAGGTTGCGTTCGCTTGTTCGCAGGCGGTTGACAAAGCGACCGAGCAGGCGGACGAACAGGCCGGCGGTGACACCGGCCAGCGCCAGGGTGGTCAACGTGAAGGTGACTAATGCCGCTACCGCCAGCTCGGCCACCCGGCGGGCATGAAGCTCGCTGGCCACCACGATGGCCTTCTGATCATCGGCGACGCCCACCACCAAAGCCTCAATCTGGCGAACTGACGGCGCCATCCGGGCGACGATATCGCGCGCAGTCAAGGGCTGACGGGCCTTGATGGTCTCGATCAATACAATCCGTTGCGCCACCAACTCACGCTGCATTTCGTTCAGCCGACGCAGCCGGGAATCAACCGGAATGGCCCGTTCAAGTTCATTCAGTCCGTCTTCAAGTTGGGCGGCCGCCCGGATTGCAGCGATGGCTTCAAGGCGTTGCTGCTCAGGTTCCGTGGCCAGCAGCAGCCGGGCATGTGCACGGTCCAGTGCGACTACCGCGACACGAGCTGCCGCTGCGACCTCGCAACGGTGGCGGGCGCCTCCATATTGCATTTGCAATACTTGGCTTACATAGACCAGCGCGACGGCGCCGCCGATGCCCACAGCGAGTATGCAGGCTGCGAGCAGGCCGGCGAACACACGGATCCGCACTTTCCAGCTGAGGCTGGCCAACGGACGAAGAAGGTGGTTACGAAAGTAGTACATCACAGGGCCTGGGCTGGCAAGCGACCCTTGTCGCCTGACCGAAACCTTATCCTCTTTGGCATTACGAATAGCATACGCATCGCCTT encodes:
- a CDS encoding response regulator, whose product is MFFDKQKLEQSRAPELPAGDRYTIMIIDDKDANLAVMTAVLRPHYHLVEARDGQEALTILERMAEREQLACIISDQRMPGLSGVELLEKVHALLPHTTRIIVSGYIDVDAVVDSINKAEIHRFIAKPFDAHEFLSAVRRAVTQFERQRTATVEHAAREQEVQQLSAALRAAEARIAQLEGSASPSRPSS
- a CDS encoding BTAD domain-containing putative transcriptional regulator, with protein sequence MAAAFPFPRRILHQYRHGMVMKAQPHQGMQQAQSAAAPIRYAKLERPRVHDALPRERLFALLDEARPHSPVIWITSPPGAGKSTLAASYLAHAQPPSSVWYQVDQSDADPATFFFFLGAALQAGPQAIAWTSPAPDRDLRHAARLFFRDLYARMPAGSIMVLDNVQELACQADSQLLDILIGEVPAALTLLLLSREAPPLRMARLEIAGTMRTVGWEDLRLDQHEVRQIVQLKNDADPQQRAWLDLVDGWVAGVVLLKNLSKAGAAAPHLPSREAVFRYFAGEILERMPPAWQRLLLLLSCLPGVSAADAERLTGDAAAPKLLSQLYHNRLFVDRRGSAHQTYHFHALFREFLQLEAKQRLAPGERARLLERAADILDDQGRTDEAAQLYLEARSPDGLCRLLLRRAQFMLAAGRGQSWREWMSCLPADQADSEPWLLYWHGVSLHHVATRRGRDILLRAEEAFRLRGDRPAQLQAVAAIIDSYDLEWGEVGSLAHWIDALAEGLASLPPDALDAPVALRLHSRLLLAVLIAAPNSALLTEAASNTLRLVHQVSDPTELLAAGSILLRYHDWADDGDTAQRLVAELGQIAADDAVSPFHRLWWYSNVTRWHNKDGNYREARETTGAVKRIVGNLNLDPLLFQFLEAHHLLGSRDLPAARALLDQMRPAVASARPTELANLSLLEAQWRALAGDPVGALHSAKEALQQAEHARLAPIDLARFTSFLANCHVVAGEAAEAEACYARAAQHAHGFDGLLVKEWRQFAQAYQLERTGQRAAARTVLQAAFSAHRARQATTLFDTCPPLAAALAAQALLASIEVAHVQNLIVRQQLRAPHRLIANWPWPVAVRTLGKFEISLHGQPVTWQGKAQQRPLALLKVLLAAGETGKPQQAIAGHLWPDVDDPKSALSVTVHRLRKLLGNDAAVLVHAGRIVLNPTEVWSDLDAMLPLCDRIDGLEAGVPQSELAELAIGLLELYRGQFCDGDEDSWLAAARDRSRNRFLAAVGHLGQRLEATAQWGTAHQLYLQAMQAEPLAEATYRGLMRCAHAQHDPAAAFSLYRRCRDTLSIVLGRKPSEDTERLAVELGLRS
- a CDS encoding putative bifunctional diguanylate cyclase/phosphodiesterase, translated to MYYFRNHLLRPLASLSWKVRIRVFAGLLAACILAVGIGGAVALVYVSQVLQMQYGGARHRCEVAAAARVAVVALDRAHARLLLATEPEQQRLEAIAAIRAAAQLEDGLNELERAIPVDSRLRRLNEMQRELVAQRIVLIETIKARQPLTARDIVARMAPSVRQIEALVVGVADDQKAIVVASELHARRVAELAVAALVTFTLTTLALAGVTAGLFVRLLGRFVNRLRTSERNLRSHNQVLEMLTTGAELDKILQAICTMVRRETGARQCRIVLADSGPMPLLPGIAVFGRDSRTVAWIDLDPHEHSPARQRLRAAARLTALAIERAKVLEEQELAALVYRNSSQAMIVTDGLGNIIAVNPAFVAVTGYGTDEVIGRNARLLGSGRHNVAFFSTLWSALEQDGSWKGEMWNRHRDGTIYPASFSINSIRSSDPRATRYVALFSDVSTRKAAEDLIWRQANFDYLTGLANRKQLHERLQEELGRAERTGTTLALLLLDLDGFKDINDTLGHDRGDLLLRQASDRIAKCVSPSDLVARLGGDEFTVLLTGAGSEGSIAQRADAIRRCLAQPYILADESVYVSASIGITLFPRDGDTIHAVLRNADQAMYAAKAQGRDRVNFFEPHMEAAVRQRMELTQALRTAFTNDELTLHYQPIVELATGAATKAEALLRWHCPQRGWVSPAAAIAAAEQGRLISDIGNWVFLRAAQQAMHMRHAGLCHFQVSVNVSPVQFAAADELLEQWPAALQQLSLPGEAVAVEITEGLLLDASPTVRARLDRLRAAGMAVSIDDFGTGYSSLSYLSKFPLDYVKIDQSFVSELAPGNATLAVCEAVIVMAHKLGLKVIAEGIETAEQMRLLAAAGCDYGQGYWFARPMPAADLEDWLQARLSAAPAAQPGALPADGGPQSPTLLFDYR